The DNA region CCATTTAACCTCATACTGAAATTTTTCATTTGATTTTTCAAGTATATCTATTGCTTCAGTATAAGTTATTTTACCAAAATCCGAATTTACTACATTCTGTAATCTATCAAAAAGAGTCTTATCCACAAATTTATTAAAAAACTCCATTTCTTCTGGAGCATTTTCCATAACATATTTTATAACATACTTAACCATAGCTTCTGCAAGTATCATATCATCTTCAAGATCTGCAAATGCTATTTCAGGCTCAATCATCCAAAATTCTGCTGCATGCCTCCCAGTATATGAATTTTCAGCCCTAAAAGTTGGTCCAAAGGTATAAACGTTCCTAAAAGCCAATGCAAAACTTTCTGCCGAAAGCTGACCACTGACAGTAAGATTTGTTTCTTTTCCAAAAAAATCCTTTGAATAATCTACGTCACCATCATTATTTCTAGGAACATTGCTTAAATCCAAAGTAGTTAATTCAAACATTTCTCCTGCACCTTCACAGTCACTACCTGTAATTATAGGAGTGTTAACATATACAAAGTTTTTATCCTGAAAAAACTTATGTATTGCAAAGGCAGCTAAAGAACGTACCCTGAATACTGCTGAAAAAGTGTTACTCCTTGGTCTTAAATGTGCAATTGTTCTTAAATACTCTAATGTATGTCTCTTCTTCTGTAAAGGATAATCCACACTAGAATTTCCTTCTATGATGATATTTTTTGCATGTATTTCAAAAGGCTGTTTTGCCTCTGGAGTTAAAACTACACTACCTTCTATATCCAATGAAGAACTGATAGAAATTTTACATATATCTTTAAAATTATCAAGACTTTTTTCAAAGACAATTTGAATATTTTTAAAAAAGCTTCCATCATTTAACTCTATAAATCCAAAGGCATTGGATGCTCTTATAGTCCTCACCCAGCCTGATATTCTTATATCTTTCCCATTGTACTCTTCTATTTTTCTATAAAGTTCTTTTATAAGTACATTTTCCATTTTTCTTCCTCCTACAAAATCATAAATAAAAGACCTTTCTCCCCTGATAATTTAAAGGGTGAAAGGACAGTTTGTATTACTACACTAGCTGCCATAGAAATGTTCAAAATATGATAAGATTAAAGCACCAAAAATCACACTAATCTATTTTAACATATAGAACCCCTCTAAGCCTACTTGAAAGCTCTTATTTATTAATTTTAAAATATTTTTTTATAGCCGCTGTACTATGATTATTTCACAAAGAGTATATTTAATAAAAGATATATACTATATATTGCGCAGATTTCACATTGGAACCACTATAGATGGTATAGTTGAAATTAGTTTACAGCTTTTTGTGGTCTAATCATACTATACAGAATGTAAATTTTTATTTATTATTAAATACATTTTTCATACATATCATTTCATAATTGATAATTATCTTAGATTATATATAGATATTATTAACATATTTCTAATTTATTAAGCTTATTTACACGAAAATTATAATATTTGATTTAATATATGTCAACTACTTACACCTGTTATAAGGGCAATTAACATGCACTAAACATACTAATTTCACCTTATTATATCTAGTAATATTTCATGTTTAATAAAATATATGTAATATATAATCAAATTGCTCCTAAACTAGAATAAATATTCATAATTAAATAAAAAGATTTTCTTATTAATAAATTATCTTCTATAAGGCACATTCAAATAAATAGTAAGTCAAAGATGCTAGTCTATTTATTTGAATGTGCCTTATACTTTCTCATCCCTCGTAACTAATATTCAGCATATATCATACACTAATTATATATTATTAATAATAATGGAGATTGATATAATGTGTGGAATTGCTGGCTTTGTTAATTTTAAAGAAAATATATTATATAATAAATATATCATAGAAAACATGACTGATACCTTAAAACAAAGAGGGCCTGATGAATTAGGATATTATCTTTCAAAACATACTCTTCTAGGGCATAGAAGATTAGTTGTTGTTGATCCTTCAGGCGGAAAACAACCTATGATAAAAACCTTAAATAATAATAAGTTTGTATTAGTATATAATGGAGAATTATATAATACGGAAGATTTAAGAAAAACGCTTATATCAGAAGGCTACCAATTTGATTCTTATTCCGATACTGAAGTATTATTAACAGCTTATATTCACTGGGGATATAAATGTGTGGAATATATTAACGGCATCTATGCCTTTGGAATTTGGGATGAAAAAAATAGAAGCCTATTTTTAGCAAGAGATCCTCTTGGCGTAAAACCTTTATTTTATACCCTAAAAAATAATTCTCTTATATTTGGATCGGAAATCAAAACAGTACTTGCTCATCCAGATGTAAAACCTATATTGACTAAAGAAGGCTTAACTGAGATATTTGGTCTTGGACCAGGTCGCGCTCCAGATAGTGGAGTATTTAAAGATATATATGAAATACCACCAGCACATTGCGGAATATATACTCCTTATGGCTTTAAAGTTGAGGAATACTGGAAATTGAAAAGTGAACCTCATACAGAAAATGTAGAAGAAACAGCTGAACATTTAAGAAATTTATTAGAAGATGCCGTAAAAAGGCAACTTGTTTCTGATGTACCAGTAGGTACTTTTCTATCCGGTGGTCTGGATTCCAGTGCCATTTCTGCTTTCGCAGCTGAAGAATTTAAAAAACAGGGGAAAATTTTAGATACCTACTCAATAGATTATGAGGATAATTCAAAATATTTCAAGGCAAACGAATTTCAACCTAACTCTGACAGTGAATGGGCAATAAAAATGCATGAATTTATAGGCAGTAATCATCATGGTATAGTGAATAGTAATAAAGATTTAGCTGATACTCTAGTGGATGCAGTAAAAGCCAATGATTTACCAGGAATGGCAGATATAGATTCTTCTTTCTATCTTTTCTGTAAAGCTGTGAGAAAGGAAAAGACTGTTACTTTATCAGGTGAATGTGCTGATGAAATATTTGGTGGATATCCCTGGTATAGGAGAGCAGAAGATATAAATGCAGATACCTTTCCATGGTCAAAATCTGTCAGTGAAAGAACTAAAATACTAAGTGGCGATTTAAAGAAACTTGATCTAGATAACTATGTAAGATTTCACTATGAAAATACACTAAAACAGGTTCCTCATCTTGATGGTGAAAGCAATTATGCCCATCGAATGAGAGAACTTTTCTATCTTAACATGAAATGGTTTATGCTTACTTTGCTCACTAGAAATGATCGTATGAGCATGGCAAGTAATTTAGAGGTAAGAATTCCTTTTGCCGATTATAGATTAGTTCAATATGCTTTTAATATTCCTCCAGAGATACGTTTTTATGGAGATAGAGAAAAGGGGATTCTAAGAAAGGCCTTAAAGGGAATACTTCCTGAGGATATTATTTATAGAAAGAAAAGCCCATACCCAAAAACTCATAACCCTAACTATACTAAAGTAGTTCAAAAATGGTTAGATAACATTTTAGATGATCCCAATTCTCCTATACTTCAATTAATTGATTTACCTATAGTAAGAGAAATTGTGAAAACTGGCGGGGAATCCTATAAAAAACCATGGTATGGTCAATTGATGACAGGTCCTCAGCTCATAGCTTACCTTATTCAAGTAGATACATGGCTAAAATTGTATAATGTAGATATTCAAATATGATATTAAAGGCCAGCAACAATTGCTGCTGGCCTTTAATATTTTCCTATTCTTCTACTTCTTCGAACTGATCCTTACCTACTCCACATAAAGGACATACCCAATCCTCAGGGATATCTTCAAAAGCTGTCCCAGGATTTACTCCATTATCTGGATCTCCATCTTCTGGATCATAAATATAACCACATACTACACATGTATATTTTTTCATAAAAATTCCTCCAATATCTTAGACATATTCAAATAACTAACTAATCAATATGATAATATATTTATTTTCACATGCCTTAGTAAAATTTTTAATGTACTTTATTTTATATTACAATATTCAAATAAATATTTCCACCTTATTACAACTAAAAATCTATATTTAAGAAAATTATCTAAACTTAGTAAAA from Clostridium pasteurianum BC1 includes:
- the asnS gene encoding asparagine--tRNA ligase, with the protein product MENVLIKELYRKIEEYNGKDIRISGWVRTIRASNAFGFIELNDGSFFKNIQIVFEKSLDNFKDICKISISSSLDIEGSVVLTPEAKQPFEIHAKNIIIEGNSSVDYPLQKKRHTLEYLRTIAHLRPRSNTFSAVFRVRSLAAFAIHKFFQDKNFVYVNTPIITGSDCEGAGEMFELTTLDLSNVPRNNDGDVDYSKDFFGKETNLTVSGQLSAESFALAFRNVYTFGPTFRAENSYTGRHAAEFWMIEPEIAFADLEDDMILAEAMVKYVIKYVMENAPEEMEFFNKFVDKTLFDRLQNVVNSDFGKITYTEAIDILEKSNEKFQYEVKWGIDLQTEHERYLTEKVFKKPLFVTDYPKDIKAFYMRINDDNKTVAAADLLVPGVGEIIGGSQREERLDVLEARMLELGLNKEDYWWYLELRKYGETKHAGFGLGFERIIMYVTGMTNIRDVIPFPRTTGSAEF
- the asnB gene encoding asparagine synthase (glutamine-hydrolyzing), which translates into the protein MCGIAGFVNFKENILYNKYIIENMTDTLKQRGPDELGYYLSKHTLLGHRRLVVVDPSGGKQPMIKTLNNNKFVLVYNGELYNTEDLRKTLISEGYQFDSYSDTEVLLTAYIHWGYKCVEYINGIYAFGIWDEKNRSLFLARDPLGVKPLFYTLKNNSLIFGSEIKTVLAHPDVKPILTKEGLTEIFGLGPGRAPDSGVFKDIYEIPPAHCGIYTPYGFKVEEYWKLKSEPHTENVEETAEHLRNLLEDAVKRQLVSDVPVGTFLSGGLDSSAISAFAAEEFKKQGKILDTYSIDYEDNSKYFKANEFQPNSDSEWAIKMHEFIGSNHHGIVNSNKDLADTLVDAVKANDLPGMADIDSSFYLFCKAVRKEKTVTLSGECADEIFGGYPWYRRAEDINADTFPWSKSVSERTKILSGDLKKLDLDNYVRFHYENTLKQVPHLDGESNYAHRMRELFYLNMKWFMLTLLTRNDRMSMASNLEVRIPFADYRLVQYAFNIPPEIRFYGDREKGILRKALKGILPEDIIYRKKSPYPKTHNPNYTKVVQKWLDNILDDPNSPILQLIDLPIVREIVKTGGESYKKPWYGQLMTGPQLIAYLIQVDTWLKLYNVDIQI
- the rd gene encoding rubredoxin; the encoded protein is MKKYTCVVCGYIYDPEDGDPDNGVNPGTAFEDIPEDWVCPLCGVGKDQFEEVEE